Within Sphingomonas piscis, the genomic segment TGGTGTCGGCAGCGCAGGCCGTCAGCGCCTGCTGCTCGGCGCCTTGGCAATCACCGCCTGCTGGTGCTGGATTTCCGGCCTCTACGCCGGCTCGGCTCTCTCCTCTTATGCCGAGACGGCCCGAAACCTCATCTGGGTCAGCCTTCTCTACAGCCTGTCGGCGCGGTCGGACGAGCGGCAGCATGGCGCTCGACTGGTCTACGCCGCCGTCGCCGCCGTGTTCGGCTTCCAGTGCGTTGCCGATGCGCTCGTCCTCGTCACCCAGTCCCAAACGAGTTGGGAAACCGCCATCCTTCTGCGGATGACGGCGGCTGCGGGCGGGCTTGTCCTCGTTCACAACCTTTACGGCCAGGCCGCACCGACCAGCCGAACCAGTCTTCGTCCGATGATGCTCGGCCTTGCGCTGCTGTGGGCTTACGACCTCAACTTATACACCGTCTCTTACCTGAAATCGTCTCTGTCAGGCACATTGATCGAGTGGCGCGGTCTGGCTCTTGCGCTGACGTCGCCCTTGTTCGCGCTGGGCGCTCGCAATGAGGATGGGTCGCGGGTCCGGCTGTCGCGAGCCGCCACCTTCCAGTCGCTCTCCCTCCTCGCCATTTGCGCTTACTTTGCAGTCATGGCGGTTCTTGCCACCGCCACGCGCAATTCGGGCTTCGACCTTTCCGGCGCGCTTCTGATCGCCACGCTCGCCGCGCTGACGGTGGCCGGGATGGTTCTGCTACCCAGCGCCCGTGCGCGGAGCTGGGCCAAGGTGAAGATCGCCAAGCATCTGTTCGAGCATCGGTACGATTACCGGACGGAGTGGTTGCGCTTCACCGAAACGCTCGGCAGCGCCGGCCATGACGCGCCACGCATGGGCGAGCGCGTGGCACGGGCGCTGGCGGACATTTTGGAAGCTCCGGCGGCGCTGCTGCTTACCGCCGACGGGGCGGGAAATCTTGCGGGCAGCTCGTCCTGGCAGTGGGACGGTGCCACGCCGCCGCTTGCCGCCGGGCCCACCGGCGCGGGCTTCTGGGAACGGATGGAGTCCAGTGGGCGGATCGTCGAATTCGATGCACTCCGCGGCGGCTGGGCCGAGCCGCCGGAAAAGGCGCTGGCCACCCCGGCCTGGATCCTTGAAGACCGGTCGATCTGGGTCGGCGTGCCGCTGATCCACCATGGGAAACTTGCCGGTCTCGTTCTGCTCGCGGCGCCCGATTACCGGCGTCCCCTCGATTGGGAAGATTTCGATCTCCTGCGCACGGCGGGTAGACAGGCGGCAAGCTCGCTGGCCGAAGCGCATGGTCAGGAAGCCTTGTCGACGGCGCAGCGCTTCGAAGAATTCAATCGACGCTTCGCCTTCATCCTCCACGATGTGAAGAACCTCGTCAGCCAGTTGTCCCTGCTCACGCGCAACGCCGAACGCCATGCTGACAATGCGGAGTTCCGCGCCGACATGATTGCGACCCTGAAAAGCTCCGTCGGCAAGATGAACGATTTGCTTGCGCGACTGTCGCCTCAGGCCGGGCAGCGCCCCCTTCGGCCGGAACCGCAGCCGCTTGGTCCCGTGCTCACCGCCGCAATCGCCGCCAAACGGCGGGCCCACGACGTCCGCCTGCATGGCGACGGCAATGTTTGGGCACAAGTCGACGCGGCCGCGCTTGAGCAAGCGGTTGGCCACCTTCTTCAGAATGCGGTGGAGGCGAGCCCGCTCACCGAGCCTGTCAGCTTGCGTGTCACCGACCGCGGCGATGAGATTGAAGTCGCCATTACCGACAAGGGGTGCGGCATGGACGGCGACTTCATCCGCAACCGCTTGTTCAAGCCATTCGCCTCCACCAAGGCGAGCGGCTTCGGCATCGGAACGTTCGAAGCCCGCTCCCTCATCCTTGCGATGGGCGGACGGATCGCCGTCGACAGCCGCCCGGGCCAGGGCACCACCTTCGCCATTCTCCTTCCTGCCGCACCCGCAGCGGCCGAACCCGAACGGAAGATCGCATGACCGACACCAACCTCCCCGTGCTGCTCGTCGTTGAGGATGACGAGGGCCTGCAGCGTCAGCTCAAATGGGCCTACGAAGGATATCGCGTAGTGGCGGCCGGCGACCGGCAGAGCGCCATCGAGGCGCTTCGCCTTTACGAACCGGCCGTCGTGACCCTGGACCTTGGCCTCCCGCCCGATCCCGACGGCACGGATGAGGGCTTTGCGACCTTGTCGGAGATCCTTCGGCTGAAGCCCGACACCAAGGTCATTGTTGCGTCCGGGCACGGCGCCCGGGAAAGCGCGCTTAGGGCAATCTCGCTCGGCGCCTATGACTTCTACCGCAAGCCGCTCGACATCGACGAGCTCGGCCTCATCGTCGCCCGCGCCTTCCACCTCCACGGGATCGAGGCGGAGAACCGCCGGCATGAGGCCGGCGGCAGCACGGTGCTCGGCTCCATCATCAGCGCGGCGCCCGAGATGCAGAAGGTCGCGCGCACCATCGAACGCGTCGCCAACGCAGACGTCTCGGTGATGCTGCTGGGCGCCAGCGGCACCGGCAAGGAGTTGCTTGCCCGCGCCGTGCACGACCAAAGCAAGCGCAAGAACGGCGAGTTCGTCGCCATCAACTGCGCCGCCATTCCGGAAAACCTGCTGGAGGCGGAACTGTTCGGCTATGAGCGCGGCGCGTTCACCGGTGCCGTCAAGACCAACCCCGGGAAGATCGAGCAGGCACAAGGCGGCACCTTGTTCCTCGATGAGGTTGGCGACATTCCGCTGCCGCTGCAGGTCAAGCTGCTGCGCTTTCTTCAGGAGCGGGTGATCGAGCGCATCGGCGGTCGGCAGCCGATCGCGGTGGACACCCGCATCGTCTGCGCTACCCACCAGAACCTCGACGCCATGACGGCGGACGGCCGCTTCCGCGAGGACCTTTACTACCGCCTTGCGGAAATCGTGGTGAAGATCCCAGCGCTTGCCGAGCGGGCCGGCGATGCCGTCTTGCTTGCTCGCCATTTCGTGAACCGCTTCGCGCGCGAACTGAACAGCAAGGTGACCGGCCTATCCACAGATGCGGTGGCCGCGATCGACTCTCACAGCTGGCCCGGAAATGTCCGCGAGCTCGAGAATCGAATCAAGCGTGCCGTCATCATGGCCGACGGTAAGCAATTAACCGCCGACGACCTCGACCTCCAGGGACGCGCGCCGCAAGGCGAGGATGCGATCAACCTGCGTGCCGTTCGCGAGACGGCGGACCGCCGCGCGATCCGCCAGGCGATGAGCCGGACGGAGAATAACATCTCGGGCGCCGCCAAGCTTTTGGGGATCAGCCGGCCAACCCTTTACGACCTGCTGAAGCAGTATCAGCTGACAAGCTGATCCAGTTTGGCGGCCACGATTCAACTCACCGCAGCTACGACTCGTCTCATCGCAAGTATATGGAAAGCAAGCATTCAACTGGGTGACGGTAAGTGCACGTTTACCGATGCGCGAGAGCGTGGGGGTTTGACGGAGACGCTTTTCAGGTGAGGGCGATGCGCTTTTTCGCATTTCTGGGTCTATTGCTTGCGGTGTCGGCGCAGCCGGCACTGGCTGTCACATCGCCGGCACTTAAGCCGGTTGAGCAACAGCTGAGGGATTTGGTCCGGGCGCGCTCGGGCGATTACGGCATCGCCGCCTTGGACCTGACCACCGGCGAGACGCTGAGTGTGCGCGGGGATGAGCCCTTCCCGATGGCGAGCACGATGAAGATTGCCGTCGCTGCGCTTTACCTGTCGCAGGTTGAGCATGGCCGCAGGTCTCTCGACAACATCATCCAGGGCCAGTCCGCGCGCAGCCTGATGGCGTCAATGATCATCAAGAGCAACAATGCGGCCACGGACATCCTGCTGAACGATCTCGGCGGCCCGGACACGCTTCAGGATTGGATTGAGCAGCATCGCCTCAGCGGGATGCGGGTCGACCGCACCATTGCCCGGCTGCTCGCCGCAAAGCGCGACCTATACGACCTGCGCGACTCTTCGACGCCGATGGCGATGCTCAACATGCTAAGCAAGCTCGATAAGGGTGAGCTACTGCGCCCGGCCAACAAGCAATATCTGCTCGGCCTGATGGCCAAGTGCACCACGGGCAAGAACCGGATGCGCGCCTTGCTTCCGGCGGGCACCCGGGTGGAGCACAAAACTGGTACCCTGAACGGTCTGACTGCGGACGTCGGCTTCATCACTTTGCCGGATGGGCGGAGGATTGCCGTCGCTTTCTTTGCTCGCAATGGCAGCGATCGCCCGCGCACGATCGCGGAGGCCGCCTGGACCGTTTACTACGGCTTCCAAGCGCGCAACACGTTCCGGTTACAGGCAGCGTCGGCCCCGGTGACCGCAAAGCCTGCGAGTGTCAGCTACCAGCTCCAGCGCTAAGCGTTTCGGCCATTTCGGCCACTTCGAGCCATCGCTCTTCCGCTTCGTCCTTTTCGGACCGCAGCTTCGCAGACCGGGCGGTCAGATCACTGAACCGCTGGAAATCGCGCGTGTAGAGATCAGGGTCAGCCAGCGCCTGCTCGGTCGCGGCAATCTCCCGCTCGATCCGCTCGATCTCCCCAGGAAGCCGATCCAGATCGCGCTGGTCCTTGTACGACAACTTGTTACCAGGCGAAGGCCGAGGTCCAAGCGCGCTGGCAGGCGCTTTTCTTTCATCAGACGATCGGAGCGCCGCTTGCGCACCGCCCTGAGGCCCGACCTTCGACGAGGAACTGCCCCTGCGCCGGAGCCAATCCTCATAACCGCCGGCAACAATGTCGACCTTGCCTGATCCGTCCAGCCCCAGAGTCACTGTCACCGTCCGATCTAGGAAATCGCGATCGTGGCTGACGATCAGCACCGTGCCCTCGTAATCGGCGATCACCTCCTGCAAGAGGTCGAGCGTCTCGAGGTCGAGATCGTTTGTGGGCTCGTCCAGCACCAGCAGGTTCGCTTCCCGGGCGAACTCTCGCGCCAGCAGCAGCCGCGACCGCTCCCCGCCTGACAACGACCCAATCGGCGTTTCGGTCATCTCCGGGTTGAACAGAAACTCCTTGAGGTACCCCTTGATATGCTTCTTCTCGCCGCGAACGGTGATCCAGTCGCCGCCGTCCGCAAGCACGTCGCGAACCTTCTTACCCGGTTCCATCAGCTTGCGCTGCTGGTCGATCACGATGCCGGACAGCGTCTTCGCGAGGGTCACCCTGCCGCTGTCCGGCGCGATCTCACCCGTCAGGAGCTTGAGCAAGGTCGTCTTCCCCGCCCCGTTCGGACCGACCAGGCCGATCCGGTCGCCGCGCTGGATGCGCAGAGTGAAGTCGCGGATGATCGTCCGCTCGCCGAACACCTTGGAAACATTCTCGGCGTCGATCACGGTCTTCGTCCGGACATCGTCCCGCGCCAGCCCGAGCTTCGCTGTCCCCGGCCCGCCGATCATTGCCGCACGCTGCGCCCGCATCTCGTTGAGCTTGGCGAGCCGTCCCTGGTTCCGCCGGCGCCTCGCCGTCACGCCGCGCTGCAACCAGTGCAGCTCCAGCTTCAGCTTGGCCTCCAGCTTCTCGGCGGCGCGCGCCTCTTCCTCATAGACCTGCTCGGTCCAGGCCTCAAACCCGCCGAACCCGATCTCCGCCCGGCGAAGGTCGCCACGGTCGAGCCAGATGCAGCTGCGCGTCAGGCGGGTCAGGAAAGTGCGGTCATGGCTGATGACGATGAACGCGCCCTTGAAGCGTTTCAGCCAATCCTCGAGCCATTCGATGGCGCCAAGATCGAGATGGTTGGTCGGCTCGTCGAGCAGCAGCACGTCGGGATCCTGCGCAAGCGCCCGTGCGATCGCCGCCCGGCGCCGCTCACCGCCGCTCGCCGTCGCCACCGGCCGGTCGAGGTCGCCGCCGAGCTGATCGGCGATGGCCGCGACTTCATGCTCCGCCGGCGCATCGGCACCGCTTACGGCCCAATCGCGCAAGGTGACATGGCCCGACATGTCGGGATCCTGCTCCAGCAGCACCACCCGCGTGCCCGGAACGATGCTCCGCCGCCCTTCATCGGTCTCGATGAGGTCGGCCAGGCATTTCAGAAAGGTCGTTTTGCCCGCCCCGTTGCGACCGATCAGCGCCAGCCGGTCCCGCTCGCCGACGTAAACGTCGAGGCCGCGGAACAGCCAGCCGTCGCCTTGGACCAGGCCAAGGCATTCATAGGAGAGGATCGGAGCCGCCATCTTGCCGGGCGGCGCCTAGCGCAGCATGGTGGCGCAAGCCAAGCGGTCGATTCGAGCCGCCCGCCTGAACCCGGCGCTTCGTTGCCATTCATAAGGCATTCAATGCTTTACGCTTAGGAGGTGGTCTCAGGAATTATCGTCATGCGCCCGTTTCGTACCCTTCTCACCGCGGTTCTTGCCGCAGGTCTGCTCACCACGCCGGCGCTTGCGCAGCGAAAGCGGGAGCAGGATCGTGCCTTTGAAGGCGCACGTCGCGGCCGAGTCCTGCCGCTTCCCGAGCTTCGCGAGCGCGTCATGCCCATGGTCGGCCGCGACGCGACTCCGCTCAGCCCCGAAATCAGCGGCCGCACCTACCGCATGAAGTTCATGCGCGGCGGCCGGGTGATCTGGGTCGACGTCGACGCGGATACCGGCCGCGTCATCCGCCGTTCCGAATAGAGCCTAAAGTTCCCATCCCTTCCGATACTCACGCGTTAGATATTGGTTGGCGCCGAGTACGTTGGTGACTGCCACCGCCCTGCCGTCATAGGCGATCGGCTGGTCGGCCTTCATGGCAACCATCCCCAGCACCATCGTCTCATTGAGCGGCACCGCCATTTCGAACGGGTTGGAGATGCCCTCTTCGCCGCGGATTGCGCGGATCCAGTTCATCTCGTGCCCGCCGATGCCGCCTGAAATGCGCGGCAGGCTGACGGGGATCGCAGCTGCCTTGTCGGCAACGCCTTCCCCGAACAGGATCGGGTTTTCGCCATAGGTCTCGTGGATCAGGTAGCCGGTCTCCCCAACGAACATCACGCCGCCGCCCGGATCGAGCCGGCTTGAAGGGATGCCCTTGGGCGTCGGCGGCATCAGTCCGCCGTCGTACCAGATCATGGTAACCGGCCCGCCCGGCGCGTTCGCGAACTCATAATGGGTGACGCTTGCAAGCGGGTAGCTGGTCAGCACCTCTGGCCCGGCACGATCCCACGGGTTGGTGTCCCCGCCCCAGCGCGAATGGCGGCTTTCGATCCGAGTCGGCAGGCCGGGCTCCAGCGCCCAGACGGGGAAGTCGATCAGGTGCGCGCCCATGTCGCCCAGCGCGCCGACCCCGAAAGGCACCCAGCCGCGCCAGTTGAAATGGCCGTAATCGGGGTTGTAACCCCAATCGACGGACGCCGGACCGAGCCACATGTCCCAGTCGAGGCTTGCCGGCGTATCCACCGGATCCGGCTTGGCGATCCCCTGCGGCCACACGGGGCGGTTGGTCCAGACATGGACCTCCCGGACCCTGCCGATCACCCCGCCGCGGATCAGCTCCACAACGCGGCGCCCGTCATCGCCCGAGTGGCCCTGGTTACCCATTTGGGTCACCAACTTCGGGTTCTTGCGCGCGAGGTCGAGCAGCAGTCGCCCCTCGTGGACCGAATAGGCCATCGGCTTCTGAACGTAGACGTGGAGCCCGCGCTCCATCGCCATCTTGGCTGCGGCGGCGTGGTGATGGTCGGGGGTGGCGATGACCACGGCGTCGATGTCTTTCTGGGCATCGAACATGCGGCGATAGTCCGCATATTTCGCTGCCGCGTCATACTTGGCCTTCAGTGGGTCCCGCTCAGGATTCGGCTGTCCCTTGTCGTCCAGGAAAGCCCTGGCGACATGTTCGAAATCAACGTCGGCAAGCGCCACGATATTCTGGCTGACGAGATTATTGGCATTGTTGTTGCCCATCCCGCCGGCGCCGATGATGGCGACGTTCACCGTGTCGCTCGGCGCCAGCTTTCTTCGCTTGCCGCGCGGCGCCGCTTCGGCCGATGCCGACAATGCGGCGGCGCCAAGCGCTGCAGCCCCGGAAGCCACGAAGTCGCGTCGGCTGAAGTCCATATCGATCATGCGTTATGACTTTCGCTTGAGGTTCAGGCTGGCAAGGACCTGGTCGAGGTGGGCAAGGGCTTCGGCGCTCGGGCCGGGGTAATCACCCTCCAGCGGCACGTTGCCGATGTAGCCGAGCTCCTCAATGCCGGGCTCGCTGGTGTAATAAGCCCCTGCCGTCAGGAACTTCATCTTGTCGAGAAAGGCCTTCCCCTTGGGGTCGGCTGCGGCGGCGGCGGTCAGGATTGCGCCGCGCTGTGCCTCGCCGAGCTGAGCATAGCCGCGGCCATGCTGCCTCCGCGCCTCACGCTCGACCCATGCGAAGCCGGCGAGTAAGGTGGCGCGGTCCGCCTGCTGATCCGGATATGGGGCGCTGACCCATTCGTTGACGAAATGGTGGATACCGATCGTGCTCGGCGCCGGCCACTGACCCTCGGCCGGCAGGATGGTGTCGCACAGTGCCGCCGCCGTATCCAGCTGTGCCGCCGTCAGCGTCTTGGGCCAGGGAACGACCGGCTCCAGCATAGTCGGATCGGTGCCGTAGCCCGGTGCCGTTACCGGCGGCACCGTGACGGACGGCCAGTCGCCGCCCGTCGTCGGCGGCGCAGCATAGGCACCGTTCAGCGGCACGCTTCCCGCCGCGATCGCACCCGCAAGCCATTGCAGCGTCACTCGCCGGTCGATCTCAGGCCCGCTCACAGTTCACCCCTCTTGCGGCGGCGAAGCAGCTCGACGCTTCCGCGCCACGCCAGTGCCATGATGCTGAGGGTGGGGTTCTTGTCGGGATTGGACGGCAGCACCGACCCGTCCATCAGGTACAGACCCGGCACGTCCCACGCCCGGCCGAAGCTGTCCACGACGGAGTTCTTGGGATCGCCACCCATTCGCGCGGTGCCGACCTCGTGGATCATCTCGCCGCCCGCGCTGATCTTCACCGGACCCGACGCATCGGCGGCGTCATACTTCGCCCCGATGCGATCGAAGATCTCGACCATCGTCTTGCGCATATG encodes:
- the prsK gene encoding XrtA/PEP-CTERM system histidine kinase PrsK, which codes for MAALIILWSHALAAAAFAALILWRLGVGSAGRQRLLLGALAITACWCWISGLYAGSALSSYAETARNLIWVSLLYSLSARSDERQHGARLVYAAVAAVFGFQCVADALVLVTQSQTSWETAILLRMTAAAGGLVLVHNLYGQAAPTSRTSLRPMMLGLALLWAYDLNLYTVSYLKSSLSGTLIEWRGLALALTSPLFALGARNEDGSRVRLSRAATFQSLSLLAICAYFAVMAVLATATRNSGFDLSGALLIATLAALTVAGMVLLPSARARSWAKVKIAKHLFEHRYDYRTEWLRFTETLGSAGHDAPRMGERVARALADILEAPAALLLTADGAGNLAGSSSWQWDGATPPLAAGPTGAGFWERMESSGRIVEFDALRGGWAEPPEKALATPAWILEDRSIWVGVPLIHHGKLAGLVLLAAPDYRRPLDWEDFDLLRTAGRQAASSLAEAHGQEALSTAQRFEEFNRRFAFILHDVKNLVSQLSLLTRNAERHADNAEFRADMIATLKSSVGKMNDLLARLSPQAGQRPLRPEPQPLGPVLTAAIAAKRRAHDVRLHGDGNVWAQVDAAALEQAVGHLLQNAVEASPLTEPVSLRVTDRGDEIEVAITDKGCGMDGDFIRNRLFKPFASTKASGFGIGTFEARSLILAMGGRIAVDSRPGQGTTFAILLPAAPAAAEPERKIA
- the prsR gene encoding PEP-CTERM-box response regulator transcription factor, producing the protein MTDTNLPVLLVVEDDEGLQRQLKWAYEGYRVVAAGDRQSAIEALRLYEPAVVTLDLGLPPDPDGTDEGFATLSEILRLKPDTKVIVASGHGARESALRAISLGAYDFYRKPLDIDELGLIVARAFHLHGIEAENRRHEAGGSTVLGSIISAAPEMQKVARTIERVANADVSVMLLGASGTGKELLARAVHDQSKRKNGEFVAINCAAIPENLLEAELFGYERGAFTGAVKTNPGKIEQAQGGTLFLDEVGDIPLPLQVKLLRFLQERVIERIGGRQPIAVDTRIVCATHQNLDAMTADGRFREDLYYRLAEIVVKIPALAERAGDAVLLARHFVNRFARELNSKVTGLSTDAVAAIDSHSWPGNVRELENRIKRAVIMADGKQLTADDLDLQGRAPQGEDAINLRAVRETADRRAIRQAMSRTENNISGAAKLLGISRPTLYDLLKQYQLTS
- a CDS encoding serine hydrolase, which produces MRFFAFLGLLLAVSAQPALAVTSPALKPVEQQLRDLVRARSGDYGIAALDLTTGETLSVRGDEPFPMASTMKIAVAALYLSQVEHGRRSLDNIIQGQSARSLMASMIIKSNNAATDILLNDLGGPDTLQDWIEQHRLSGMRVDRTIARLLAAKRDLYDLRDSSTPMAMLNMLSKLDKGELLRPANKQYLLGLMAKCTTGKNRMRALLPAGTRVEHKTGTLNGLTADVGFITLPDGRRIAVAFFARNGSDRPRTIAEAAWTVYYGFQARNTFRLQAASAPVTAKPASVSYQLQR
- a CDS encoding ABC-F family ATP-binding cassette domain-containing protein, which encodes MAAPILSYECLGLVQGDGWLFRGLDVYVGERDRLALIGRNGAGKTTFLKCLADLIETDEGRRSIVPGTRVVLLEQDPDMSGHVTLRDWAVSGADAPAEHEVAAIADQLGGDLDRPVATASGGERRRAAIARALAQDPDVLLLDEPTNHLDLGAIEWLEDWLKRFKGAFIVISHDRTFLTRLTRSCIWLDRGDLRRAEIGFGGFEAWTEQVYEEEARAAEKLEAKLKLELHWLQRGVTARRRRNQGRLAKLNEMRAQRAAMIGGPGTAKLGLARDDVRTKTVIDAENVSKVFGERTIIRDFTLRIQRGDRIGLVGPNGAGKTTLLKLLTGEIAPDSGRVTLAKTLSGIVIDQQRKLMEPGKKVRDVLADGGDWITVRGEKKHIKGYLKEFLFNPEMTETPIGSLSGGERSRLLLAREFAREANLLVLDEPTNDLDLETLDLLQEVIADYEGTVLIVSHDRDFLDRTVTVTLGLDGSGKVDIVAGGYEDWLRRRGSSSSKVGPQGGAQAALRSSDERKAPASALGPRPSPGNKLSYKDQRDLDRLPGEIERIEREIAATEQALADPDLYTRDFQRFSDLTARSAKLRSEKDEAEERWLEVAEMAETLSAGAGS
- a CDS encoding PepSY domain-containing protein, whose translation is MRPFRTLLTAVLAAGLLTTPALAQRKREQDRAFEGARRGRVLPLPELRERVMPMVGRDATPLSPEISGRTYRMKFMRGGRVIWVDVDADTGRVIRRSE
- a CDS encoding Gfo/Idh/MocA family protein, whose product is MIDMDFSRRDFVASGAAALGAAALSASAEAAPRGKRRKLAPSDTVNVAIIGAGGMGNNNANNLVSQNIVALADVDFEHVARAFLDDKGQPNPERDPLKAKYDAAAKYADYRRMFDAQKDIDAVVIATPDHHHAAAAKMAMERGLHVYVQKPMAYSVHEGRLLLDLARKNPKLVTQMGNQGHSGDDGRRVVELIRGGVIGRVREVHVWTNRPVWPQGIAKPDPVDTPASLDWDMWLGPASVDWGYNPDYGHFNWRGWVPFGVGALGDMGAHLIDFPVWALEPGLPTRIESRHSRWGGDTNPWDRAGPEVLTSYPLASVTHYEFANAPGGPVTMIWYDGGLMPPTPKGIPSSRLDPGGGVMFVGETGYLIHETYGENPILFGEGVADKAAAIPVSLPRISGGIGGHEMNWIRAIRGEEGISNPFEMAVPLNETMVLGMVAMKADQPIAYDGRAVAVTNVLGANQYLTREYRKGWEL
- a CDS encoding gluconate 2-dehydrogenase subunit 3 family protein; amino-acid sequence: MSGPEIDRRVTLQWLAGAIAAGSVPLNGAYAAPPTTGGDWPSVTVPPVTAPGYGTDPTMLEPVVPWPKTLTAAQLDTAAALCDTILPAEGQWPAPSTIGIHHFVNEWVSAPYPDQQADRATLLAGFAWVEREARRQHGRGYAQLGEAQRGAILTAAAAADPKGKAFLDKMKFLTAGAYYTSEPGIEELGYIGNVPLEGDYPGPSAEALAHLDQVLASLNLKRKS